A genome region from Kogia breviceps isolate mKogBre1 chromosome 13, mKogBre1 haplotype 1, whole genome shotgun sequence includes the following:
- the IL20RA gene encoding interleukin-20 receptor subunit alpha isoform X1, with amino-acid sequence MWAPRPPAKAAAIGAPAPGLPALPLLLLLLVAAPTGRAVPCVSGGLPKPTNITFLSINMKNILQWNPPQGLQRVEATYSVQYFIRYGQKKWLNKSECRNISRTYCDLSAETSDYERQYYAKTKAIWGTNCSKWAETGRFYPFLETQIGPPEVALTTDGKSISIVLTAPKKWKKNPEENSISLEQIYSNLKYNVSVHNTKSNRTWSQCVTNRTLVFSGVEPDTLYCVLVESLVPGPPRPAQPSEKQCVSTLKDQATTLKVKIIFCYVLPISVTVFIFSVMCYSMYRYTHVGKEKHPANLILIYGNEFDRRVFVPAETIVINFITLNILEDSKTSHKDLSVMEKSNDASDLNEPSEDQESHQEEVEVKNLGYASHVVDIVYDSEKSTRGTSLSQQEPPSRTMPTDKTVIEYECDIRTSDISVGPGDQEFNLQEEVSLQGKLPELQATLADLGPQTLPYSYTPQLRDLGHLPQGHVDTEEGPEAEPLATLVDWDPRTGRLCIPSLSIFEHDSEKCKHPESEGLKEEGLLSRLYQDQAPDKTLEEHEAYLMQFMEEWGLYVQMED; translated from the exons TTCCCTGTGTCTCTGGTGGTCTGCCTAAACCTACCAATATCACCTTCTTATCTATAAACATGAAGAATATCCTACAGTGGAACCCACCACAGGGCCTACAACGAGTGGAAGCTACTTATTCTGTGCAGTATTTCAT CAGATATGGGCAAAAGAAATGGCTGAATAAATCCGAATGCAGAAACATCAGTAGGACCTACTGTGATCTCTCTGCTGAAACTTCTGACTACGAACGTCAATATTATGCCAAAACTAAGGCCATTTGGGGAACGAATTGTTCTAAATGGGCAGAAACTGGACGATTCTATCCTTTTTTAGAAA CACAAATTGGCCCACCAGAGGTTGCTTTGACTACTGATGGAAAATCCATATCTATTGTCCTGACGGCTCCAAAGAAGTGGAAGAAAAACCCAGAAGAAAACTCCATTTCCCTGGAACAAATATACTCTAATCTGAAGTATAATGTGTCCGTACATAATACTAAATCAAATAGAACG TGGTCCCAGTGTGTGACAAACCGAACGCTGGTATTCAGCGGGGTGGAGCCGGACACTCTGTACTGCGTCCTCGTGGAGTCCTTGGTCCCGGGCCCCCCTCGCCCTGCTCAGCCGTCTGAGAAGCAGTGTGTCAGTACTTTGAAAG ATCAAGCAACAACATTGAAGGTTAAAATCATCTTCTGCTATGTTTTGCCCATATCTGttactgtgtttattttttctgtgatgTGCTACTCCATGTACAGATACACCCATGTCGGCAAAGAGAAACACCCAGCAAATCTG ATTTTGATTTATGGAAATGAATTTGACAGAAGAGTCTTTGTACCTGCTGAAACAATTGTGATTAACTTTATCACCCTCAATATTTTGGAGGATTCTAAAACTTCTCATAAGGATCTAAGTGTAATGGAAAAAAGCAATGATGCATCAGACCTGAATGAGCCCAGCGAGGACCAGGAGTCCCATCAGGAGGAAGTGGAGGTAAAAAACCTGGGCTATGCTTCACATGTGGTGGACATTGTGTATGACTCTGAGAAAAGCACCAGAGGGACCTCCTTAAGCCAGCAAGAGCCACCCAGCAGGACAATGCCCACAGATAAAACAGTCATCGAGTATGAATGTGACATAAGAACTAGTGACATTTCTGTGGGGCCTGGAGATCAGGAGTTCAATTTGCAGGAGGAAGTGTCCCTACAAGGAAAGTTACCTGAGCTACAGGCAACTTTAGCAGACTTGGGTCCACAAACACTACCATATTCATATACCCCTCAGCTCAGAGACTTGGGCCACCTGCCGCAGGGGCATGTGGACACAGAGGAGGGGCCCGAGGCAGAACCATTGGCCACACTGGTCGATTGGGACCCTCGGACTGGCAGGCTGTGTATACCTTCATTATCCATCTTTGAACATGACTCAGAGAAATGTAAGCATCCTGAGTCTGAGGGACTCAAGGAGGAGGGCCTCTTATCTAGACTCTACCAGGATCAGGCTCCAGACAAGACCCTGGAGGAACATGAAGCCTATCTCATGCAATTCATGGAGGAATGGGGATTATATGTACAAATGGAAGACTAA
- the IL20RA gene encoding interleukin-20 receptor subunit alpha isoform X4 encodes MWAPRPPAKAAAIGAPAPGLPALPLLLLLLVAAPTGRAVPCVSGGLPKPTNITFLSINMKNILQWNPPQGLQRVEATYSVQYFIYGQKKWLNKSECRNISRTYCDLSAETSDYERQYYAKTKAIWGTNCSKWAETGRFYPFLETQIGPPEVALTTDGKSISIVLTAPKKWKKNPEENSISLEQIYSNLKYNVSVHNTKSNRTWSQCVTNRTLVFSGVEPDTLYCVLVESLVPGPPRPAQPSEKQCVSTLKDQATTLKVKIIFCYVLPISVTVFIFSVMCYSMYRYTHVGKEKHPANLILIYGNEFDRRVFVPAETIVINFITLNILEDSKTSHKDLSVMEKSNDASDLNEPSEDQESHQEEVEVKNLGYASHVVDIVYDSEKSTRGTSLSQQEPPSRTMPTDKTVIEYECDIRTSDISVGPGDQEFNLQEEVSLQGKLPELQATLADLGPQTLPYSYTPQLRDLGHLPQGHVDTEEGPEAEPLATLVDWDPRTGRLCIPSLSIFEHDSEKCKHPESEGLKEEGLLSRLYQDQAPDKTLEEHEAYLMQFMEEWGLYVQMED; translated from the exons TTCCCTGTGTCTCTGGTGGTCTGCCTAAACCTACCAATATCACCTTCTTATCTATAAACATGAAGAATATCCTACAGTGGAACCCACCACAGGGCCTACAACGAGTGGAAGCTACTTATTCTGTGCAGTATTTCAT ATATGGGCAAAAGAAATGGCTGAATAAATCCGAATGCAGAAACATCAGTAGGACCTACTGTGATCTCTCTGCTGAAACTTCTGACTACGAACGTCAATATTATGCCAAAACTAAGGCCATTTGGGGAACGAATTGTTCTAAATGGGCAGAAACTGGACGATTCTATCCTTTTTTAGAAA CACAAATTGGCCCACCAGAGGTTGCTTTGACTACTGATGGAAAATCCATATCTATTGTCCTGACGGCTCCAAAGAAGTGGAAGAAAAACCCAGAAGAAAACTCCATTTCCCTGGAACAAATATACTCTAATCTGAAGTATAATGTGTCCGTACATAATACTAAATCAAATAGAACG TGGTCCCAGTGTGTGACAAACCGAACGCTGGTATTCAGCGGGGTGGAGCCGGACACTCTGTACTGCGTCCTCGTGGAGTCCTTGGTCCCGGGCCCCCCTCGCCCTGCTCAGCCGTCTGAGAAGCAGTGTGTCAGTACTTTGAAAG ATCAAGCAACAACATTGAAGGTTAAAATCATCTTCTGCTATGTTTTGCCCATATCTGttactgtgtttattttttctgtgatgTGCTACTCCATGTACAGATACACCCATGTCGGCAAAGAGAAACACCCAGCAAATCTG ATTTTGATTTATGGAAATGAATTTGACAGAAGAGTCTTTGTACCTGCTGAAACAATTGTGATTAACTTTATCACCCTCAATATTTTGGAGGATTCTAAAACTTCTCATAAGGATCTAAGTGTAATGGAAAAAAGCAATGATGCATCAGACCTGAATGAGCCCAGCGAGGACCAGGAGTCCCATCAGGAGGAAGTGGAGGTAAAAAACCTGGGCTATGCTTCACATGTGGTGGACATTGTGTATGACTCTGAGAAAAGCACCAGAGGGACCTCCTTAAGCCAGCAAGAGCCACCCAGCAGGACAATGCCCACAGATAAAACAGTCATCGAGTATGAATGTGACATAAGAACTAGTGACATTTCTGTGGGGCCTGGAGATCAGGAGTTCAATTTGCAGGAGGAAGTGTCCCTACAAGGAAAGTTACCTGAGCTACAGGCAACTTTAGCAGACTTGGGTCCACAAACACTACCATATTCATATACCCCTCAGCTCAGAGACTTGGGCCACCTGCCGCAGGGGCATGTGGACACAGAGGAGGGGCCCGAGGCAGAACCATTGGCCACACTGGTCGATTGGGACCCTCGGACTGGCAGGCTGTGTATACCTTCATTATCCATCTTTGAACATGACTCAGAGAAATGTAAGCATCCTGAGTCTGAGGGACTCAAGGAGGAGGGCCTCTTATCTAGACTCTACCAGGATCAGGCTCCAGACAAGACCCTGGAGGAACATGAAGCCTATCTCATGCAATTCATGGAGGAATGGGGATTATATGTACAAATGGAAGACTAA
- the IL20RA gene encoding interleukin-20 receptor subunit alpha isoform X3 — MKNILQWNPPQGLQRVEATYSVQYFIYGQKKWLNKSECRNISRTYCDLSAETSDYERQYYAKTKAIWGTNCSKWAETGRFYPFLETQIGPPEVALTTDGKSISIVLTAPKKWKKNPEENSISLEQIYSNLKYNVSVHNTKSNRTWSQCVTNRTLVFSGVEPDTLYCVLVESLVPGPPRPAQPSEKQCVSTLKDQATTLKVKIIFCYVLPISVTVFIFSVMCYSMYRYTHVGKEKHPANLILIYGNEFDRRVFVPAETIVINFITLNILEDSKTSHKDLSVMEKSNDASDLNEPSEDQESHQEEVEVKNLGYASHVVDIVYDSEKSTRGTSLSQQEPPSRTMPTDKTVIEYECDIRTSDISVGPGDQEFNLQEEVSLQGKLPELQATLADLGPQTLPYSYTPQLRDLGHLPQGHVDTEEGPEAEPLATLVDWDPRTGRLCIPSLSIFEHDSEKCKHPESEGLKEEGLLSRLYQDQAPDKTLEEHEAYLMQFMEEWGLYVQMED, encoded by the exons ATGAAGAATATCCTACAGTGGAACCCACCACAGGGCCTACAACGAGTGGAAGCTACTTATTCTGTGCAGTATTTCAT ATATGGGCAAAAGAAATGGCTGAATAAATCCGAATGCAGAAACATCAGTAGGACCTACTGTGATCTCTCTGCTGAAACTTCTGACTACGAACGTCAATATTATGCCAAAACTAAGGCCATTTGGGGAACGAATTGTTCTAAATGGGCAGAAACTGGACGATTCTATCCTTTTTTAGAAA CACAAATTGGCCCACCAGAGGTTGCTTTGACTACTGATGGAAAATCCATATCTATTGTCCTGACGGCTCCAAAGAAGTGGAAGAAAAACCCAGAAGAAAACTCCATTTCCCTGGAACAAATATACTCTAATCTGAAGTATAATGTGTCCGTACATAATACTAAATCAAATAGAACG TGGTCCCAGTGTGTGACAAACCGAACGCTGGTATTCAGCGGGGTGGAGCCGGACACTCTGTACTGCGTCCTCGTGGAGTCCTTGGTCCCGGGCCCCCCTCGCCCTGCTCAGCCGTCTGAGAAGCAGTGTGTCAGTACTTTGAAAG ATCAAGCAACAACATTGAAGGTTAAAATCATCTTCTGCTATGTTTTGCCCATATCTGttactgtgtttattttttctgtgatgTGCTACTCCATGTACAGATACACCCATGTCGGCAAAGAGAAACACCCAGCAAATCTG ATTTTGATTTATGGAAATGAATTTGACAGAAGAGTCTTTGTACCTGCTGAAACAATTGTGATTAACTTTATCACCCTCAATATTTTGGAGGATTCTAAAACTTCTCATAAGGATCTAAGTGTAATGGAAAAAAGCAATGATGCATCAGACCTGAATGAGCCCAGCGAGGACCAGGAGTCCCATCAGGAGGAAGTGGAGGTAAAAAACCTGGGCTATGCTTCACATGTGGTGGACATTGTGTATGACTCTGAGAAAAGCACCAGAGGGACCTCCTTAAGCCAGCAAGAGCCACCCAGCAGGACAATGCCCACAGATAAAACAGTCATCGAGTATGAATGTGACATAAGAACTAGTGACATTTCTGTGGGGCCTGGAGATCAGGAGTTCAATTTGCAGGAGGAAGTGTCCCTACAAGGAAAGTTACCTGAGCTACAGGCAACTTTAGCAGACTTGGGTCCACAAACACTACCATATTCATATACCCCTCAGCTCAGAGACTTGGGCCACCTGCCGCAGGGGCATGTGGACACAGAGGAGGGGCCCGAGGCAGAACCATTGGCCACACTGGTCGATTGGGACCCTCGGACTGGCAGGCTGTGTATACCTTCATTATCCATCTTTGAACATGACTCAGAGAAATGTAAGCATCCTGAGTCTGAGGGACTCAAGGAGGAGGGCCTCTTATCTAGACTCTACCAGGATCAGGCTCCAGACAAGACCCTGGAGGAACATGAAGCCTATCTCATGCAATTCATGGAGGAATGGGGATTATATGTACAAATGGAAGACTAA
- the IL20RA gene encoding interleukin-20 receptor subunit alpha isoform X2 yields the protein MKNILQWNPPQGLQRVEATYSVQYFIRYGQKKWLNKSECRNISRTYCDLSAETSDYERQYYAKTKAIWGTNCSKWAETGRFYPFLETQIGPPEVALTTDGKSISIVLTAPKKWKKNPEENSISLEQIYSNLKYNVSVHNTKSNRTWSQCVTNRTLVFSGVEPDTLYCVLVESLVPGPPRPAQPSEKQCVSTLKDQATTLKVKIIFCYVLPISVTVFIFSVMCYSMYRYTHVGKEKHPANLILIYGNEFDRRVFVPAETIVINFITLNILEDSKTSHKDLSVMEKSNDASDLNEPSEDQESHQEEVEVKNLGYASHVVDIVYDSEKSTRGTSLSQQEPPSRTMPTDKTVIEYECDIRTSDISVGPGDQEFNLQEEVSLQGKLPELQATLADLGPQTLPYSYTPQLRDLGHLPQGHVDTEEGPEAEPLATLVDWDPRTGRLCIPSLSIFEHDSEKCKHPESEGLKEEGLLSRLYQDQAPDKTLEEHEAYLMQFMEEWGLYVQMED from the exons ATGAAGAATATCCTACAGTGGAACCCACCACAGGGCCTACAACGAGTGGAAGCTACTTATTCTGTGCAGTATTTCAT CAGATATGGGCAAAAGAAATGGCTGAATAAATCCGAATGCAGAAACATCAGTAGGACCTACTGTGATCTCTCTGCTGAAACTTCTGACTACGAACGTCAATATTATGCCAAAACTAAGGCCATTTGGGGAACGAATTGTTCTAAATGGGCAGAAACTGGACGATTCTATCCTTTTTTAGAAA CACAAATTGGCCCACCAGAGGTTGCTTTGACTACTGATGGAAAATCCATATCTATTGTCCTGACGGCTCCAAAGAAGTGGAAGAAAAACCCAGAAGAAAACTCCATTTCCCTGGAACAAATATACTCTAATCTGAAGTATAATGTGTCCGTACATAATACTAAATCAAATAGAACG TGGTCCCAGTGTGTGACAAACCGAACGCTGGTATTCAGCGGGGTGGAGCCGGACACTCTGTACTGCGTCCTCGTGGAGTCCTTGGTCCCGGGCCCCCCTCGCCCTGCTCAGCCGTCTGAGAAGCAGTGTGTCAGTACTTTGAAAG ATCAAGCAACAACATTGAAGGTTAAAATCATCTTCTGCTATGTTTTGCCCATATCTGttactgtgtttattttttctgtgatgTGCTACTCCATGTACAGATACACCCATGTCGGCAAAGAGAAACACCCAGCAAATCTG ATTTTGATTTATGGAAATGAATTTGACAGAAGAGTCTTTGTACCTGCTGAAACAATTGTGATTAACTTTATCACCCTCAATATTTTGGAGGATTCTAAAACTTCTCATAAGGATCTAAGTGTAATGGAAAAAAGCAATGATGCATCAGACCTGAATGAGCCCAGCGAGGACCAGGAGTCCCATCAGGAGGAAGTGGAGGTAAAAAACCTGGGCTATGCTTCACATGTGGTGGACATTGTGTATGACTCTGAGAAAAGCACCAGAGGGACCTCCTTAAGCCAGCAAGAGCCACCCAGCAGGACAATGCCCACAGATAAAACAGTCATCGAGTATGAATGTGACATAAGAACTAGTGACATTTCTGTGGGGCCTGGAGATCAGGAGTTCAATTTGCAGGAGGAAGTGTCCCTACAAGGAAAGTTACCTGAGCTACAGGCAACTTTAGCAGACTTGGGTCCACAAACACTACCATATTCATATACCCCTCAGCTCAGAGACTTGGGCCACCTGCCGCAGGGGCATGTGGACACAGAGGAGGGGCCCGAGGCAGAACCATTGGCCACACTGGTCGATTGGGACCCTCGGACTGGCAGGCTGTGTATACCTTCATTATCCATCTTTGAACATGACTCAGAGAAATGTAAGCATCCTGAGTCTGAGGGACTCAAGGAGGAGGGCCTCTTATCTAGACTCTACCAGGATCAGGCTCCAGACAAGACCCTGGAGGAACATGAAGCCTATCTCATGCAATTCATGGAGGAATGGGGATTATATGTACAAATGGAAGACTAA